Proteins from a genomic interval of Rhodococcoides fascians A25f:
- a CDS encoding cystathionine beta-synthase, whose amino-acid sequence MRIAQHITELIGNTPLVKLSTVIGDGAGTVAAKIEYLNPGGSSKDRIAVKMIDAAEASGELKPGGTIVEPTSGNTGVGLALVAQQRGYKCVFVCPDKVGEDKRNVLRAYGAEVVVCPTAVAPEDPNSYYSVSDRLVREIEGAWKPNQYSNPAGPASHYETTGPEIWADTDGKITHFVAGVGTGGTISGTGKYLKEVSGGKVKVIGVDPEGSVYSGGTGRPYLVEGVGEDFWPTAYDPSIPDEIIAVSDADSFDMTRRLAREEGLLVGGSCGMAAVAAIQVAEREGPDALVVVLLPDGGRGYLAKIFNDSWMSSYGFLRSRLDGTTEETSVGAVLRGKSGALPDLVHTHPSETVRDAIEILREYGVSQMPVVGAEPPVMAGEVAGSVTERDLLSAVFEGRAALADPVAKHMSEPFPLIGAGETVSDATKALGESDALMVVEEGKPVGVITRHDLLGFLSKGA is encoded by the coding sequence ATGCGCATCGCTCAGCACATCACCGAACTCATCGGCAACACCCCGTTGGTGAAGTTGTCCACCGTCATCGGCGACGGTGCAGGCACGGTCGCGGCCAAGATCGAGTACCTCAACCCGGGTGGTTCGTCCAAGGACCGCATCGCCGTGAAGATGATCGACGCGGCCGAGGCGTCCGGCGAACTGAAGCCCGGCGGCACCATCGTCGAACCCACGTCCGGCAACACCGGCGTCGGTCTAGCGCTCGTCGCACAGCAGCGCGGTTACAAGTGTGTGTTCGTGTGCCCCGACAAGGTCGGCGAGGACAAGCGCAACGTGCTGCGCGCCTACGGAGCCGAGGTCGTCGTCTGCCCGACGGCCGTCGCACCCGAGGACCCCAACAGCTACTACAGCGTCTCCGATCGACTCGTTCGCGAGATCGAGGGAGCCTGGAAGCCCAACCAGTACTCCAACCCGGCCGGACCGGCCAGCCACTACGAGACCACCGGCCCCGAGATCTGGGCCGACACCGACGGAAAGATCACTCACTTCGTCGCAGGCGTCGGCACCGGCGGCACCATCTCCGGCACCGGCAAGTACCTCAAGGAGGTCTCCGGCGGCAAGGTCAAGGTCATCGGCGTCGACCCCGAGGGGTCGGTCTACTCCGGCGGCACGGGACGCCCGTACCTGGTCGAAGGTGTCGGTGAGGACTTCTGGCCGACCGCCTACGACCCGTCCATTCCCGACGAGATCATCGCCGTCTCCGACGCCGACTCCTTCGACATGACCCGTCGCCTCGCCCGCGAGGAAGGCCTGTTGGTCGGCGGCTCGTGCGGCATGGCTGCCGTGGCTGCGATCCAGGTTGCCGAGCGCGAAGGTCCCGACGCGTTGGTCGTCGTGCTGCTGCCCGACGGCGGACGCGGCTACCTGGCAAAGATCTTCAACGACTCGTGGATGTCGTCGTACGGATTCCTGCGTTCGCGTCTGGACGGCACAACCGAGGAGACCTCCGTCGGCGCAGTGCTGCGCGGCAAGTCCGGTGCCCTGCCGGATCTGGTGCACACTCACCCGTCCGAGACCGTGCGTGACGCCATCGAGATCCTGCGCGAGTACGGCGTCTCCCAGATGCCGGTCGTCGGAGCCGAGCCACCCGTCATGGCAGGCGAGGTTGCCGGCAGCGTCACCGAGCGGGATCTGCTCAGCGCCGTGTTCGAGGGTCGCGCAGCGTTGGCCGACCCGGTCGCCAAGCACATGAGCGAGCCGTTCCCACT
- a CDS encoding SGNH/GDSL hydrolase family protein: MTASGWRTAAKASAATVLAGSGAGTASWAAYRHLMGQAAAARGVIGRTTAKPPEADGVYTAGCAAPERWRLGSSADIHLMIFGDSTAAGVGCVVADEVPGVLLARGLAEETGQRIRLSTKAIAGATSKGLEGQVDAMFVAGPPPDAAVIFVGANDVTKKFSIPASAARLGDAVERLTAKGCVVAVGTCPDLGVVTAIPQPLRTVVRNWGRRLAHAQTARTLSAGGHPVALADLLSPEFLAAPDTMFSADRFHPSAAGYELAAQQILPVLASALGVWHGGPLPELPTVSAAAESRKAIPRATAALDRFLRRRTAELDAEISTASEDLVRRGGGGRAGL, from the coding sequence GTGACGGCGAGCGGATGGCGCACCGCTGCGAAAGCGAGCGCCGCGACGGTACTTGCGGGCTCTGGAGCAGGGACTGCGTCCTGGGCCGCCTACCGACATCTCATGGGACAGGCCGCTGCGGCGCGCGGCGTCATCGGGCGTACCACCGCCAAGCCACCGGAGGCCGACGGCGTCTACACGGCGGGCTGCGCAGCCCCCGAACGGTGGCGATTGGGAAGTTCAGCAGATATTCATCTGATGATCTTCGGCGACTCCACGGCCGCGGGCGTCGGCTGTGTCGTTGCCGACGAAGTCCCGGGCGTTCTGCTCGCCCGCGGCCTGGCCGAGGAGACAGGTCAGCGAATCCGCTTGAGTACCAAAGCAATTGCCGGTGCCACCTCGAAGGGCCTCGAAGGCCAGGTCGATGCGATGTTCGTCGCGGGTCCGCCGCCCGATGCGGCGGTCATCTTCGTCGGCGCGAACGACGTCACCAAGAAGTTCTCCATTCCCGCATCGGCGGCCAGACTGGGCGACGCGGTCGAGCGGTTGACGGCCAAGGGCTGTGTGGTCGCCGTGGGGACGTGCCCGGATCTCGGTGTCGTGACTGCCATTCCGCAGCCGCTGCGCACCGTCGTCCGCAATTGGGGTCGACGCCTGGCGCATGCTCAGACGGCCAGGACGCTCAGCGCGGGCGGACATCCGGTGGCTCTGGCGGACCTGCTCTCCCCCGAGTTTCTCGCGGCCCCCGACACCATGTTCTCGGCGGACCGCTTTCACCCGTCGGCCGCGGGCTACGAACTCGCCGCCCAACAGATTCTGCCGGTACTCGCGTCGGCGTTGGGCGTATGGCACGGCGGTCCGCTGCCCGAGCTACCGACGGTCTCTGCGGCCGCCGAATCACGCAAGGCCATCCCCCGCGCCACTGCCGCACTCGACCGCTTCCTGCGCAGGAGAACCGCCGAGCTCGACGCCGAGATCAGCACTGCGTCGGAGGATCTCGTACGTCGTGGCGGCGGCGGTCGAGCGGGGTTGTAA
- a CDS encoding acetyl-CoA C-acetyltransferase, whose product MPEAVIVATARSPIGRAMKGSLKDIRPDDLTAQMVAAALAKVPSLDPKDIDDLLLGCGLPGGMQGNNLARIVAVQLGYDSLPGTTITRYCSSSLQTTRMALHAIKAGEGDVFISAGVESVSSFVHGSSDSLPASHNPIFADAEARTKKAQEEGADSWTDPRENGELPDAYIAMGQTAENVALLTGITREDQDHWGVRSQNRAEEAINAGFFEREITPVTLPDGTVVNTDDGPRAGTTYEKISQLKPVFRPNGTITAGNACPLNDGAAALVIMSDTKAKELGLTPLARIVSTGVTGTSPEIMGLGPIEATRKALKIAGMSISDIDLFEINEAFAVQVLGSARDLGIEEDKLNVSGGAIAIGHPFGMTGARITTTLLNNLTTQDKTFGVETMCVGGGMGMAMVLERLS is encoded by the coding sequence ATGCCAGAGGCAGTCATCGTCGCCACCGCGCGCTCACCGATCGGCAGGGCGATGAAGGGGTCGCTCAAGGACATTCGTCCCGACGACCTCACCGCTCAGATGGTCGCCGCCGCGCTGGCCAAGGTGCCCTCGCTCGACCCCAAGGACATCGACGATCTGCTCCTGGGCTGCGGTCTGCCCGGCGGCATGCAGGGCAACAACCTGGCCCGCATCGTCGCGGTTCAGCTCGGTTACGACTCGCTCCCCGGAACGACGATCACGCGCTACTGTTCGTCCTCGCTGCAGACCACCCGGATGGCGCTGCACGCGATCAAGGCAGGCGAGGGCGACGTGTTCATCTCCGCCGGTGTCGAGAGCGTGTCCAGCTTCGTTCACGGCAGCTCCGACTCGCTGCCCGCGAGCCACAACCCGATCTTCGCCGACGCCGAAGCCCGTACCAAGAAGGCACAGGAAGAGGGCGCGGACAGCTGGACCGATCCCCGCGAGAACGGCGAGCTCCCCGACGCGTACATCGCGATGGGCCAGACGGCCGAGAACGTCGCGCTGCTCACCGGCATCACCCGCGAGGACCAGGACCACTGGGGCGTCCGCAGCCAGAACCGCGCAGAAGAGGCTATCAACGCCGGCTTCTTCGAGCGGGAGATCACCCCGGTGACCCTGCCCGACGGCACCGTCGTCAACACCGACGACGGCCCTCGCGCCGGCACCACCTACGAGAAGATCAGCCAGCTCAAGCCGGTGTTCCGACCGAACGGCACCATCACCGCGGGCAACGCGTGCCCGCTCAACGACGGCGCAGCAGCGCTCGTCATCATGAGCGACACCAAGGCCAAGGAACTGGGCCTGACGCCGTTGGCTCGCATCGTCTCCACCGGCGTCACCGGCACGTCCCCCGAGATCATGGGCCTGGGCCCCATCGAGGCCACCCGTAAGGCGCTGAAGATCGCGGGGATGTCCATCTCCGACATCGACCTGTTCGAGATCAACGAGGCGTTCGCCGTGCAGGTACTCGGTTCGGCTCGCGACCTCGGCATCGAGGAGGACAAGCTCAACGTCTCCGGCGGTGCCATCGCGATCGGCCACCCGTTCGGCATGACCGGTGCCCGCATCACCACCACGTTGCTGAACAACCTGACGACACAGGACAAGACGTTCGGCGTCGAGACCATGTGCGTCGGCGGCGGCATGGGTATGGCCATGGTGCTGGAACGCCTCAGCTGA
- a CDS encoding Bax inhibitor-1/YccA family protein, translated as MRTSSNPVFRNLPKQQGGGYATFGSATAGASQAATFGQHPGTQADPYTTQPAQRAMTIDDVVTKTGITLGVLSVTAIISYLLVSNNTDLAIPFVIGGGLIGFGLVMFATFGRKMDNKAIVLAYAAAEGVFLGALSLMFTGVEFGGVGGSALIGQAVLGTFGVFFGMLIVYKTGAIRVTPRLTRMVVGALIGVVVLMLGNLVASFFMEDGFGLRSGGPLAIIFSLVCIGIAAFSFLLDFDQADQLIRAQAPEKAAWGVALGLTITLVWLYVEILRLLSYFQND; from the coding sequence GTGCGCACCTCCAGCAACCCGGTGTTCCGCAACCTGCCCAAGCAGCAGGGCGGCGGCTACGCCACATTCGGATCTGCGACGGCTGGAGCCTCGCAGGCCGCAACCTTCGGCCAGCATCCCGGAACGCAGGCCGATCCGTACACCACACAGCCCGCGCAGCGGGCCATGACGATCGACGACGTCGTCACCAAGACCGGCATCACCCTCGGTGTGCTGAGCGTGACGGCGATCATCTCGTACCTGCTCGTCTCCAACAACACCGACTTGGCCATCCCGTTCGTGATCGGCGGTGGCTTGATCGGCTTCGGCCTGGTTATGTTCGCGACCTTCGGTCGCAAGATGGACAACAAGGCCATCGTCCTCGCCTACGCCGCCGCAGAAGGCGTGTTCCTCGGCGCACTGTCGCTGATGTTCACCGGTGTCGAGTTCGGTGGGGTCGGCGGATCCGCCCTCATCGGTCAGGCAGTGCTCGGCACGTTCGGCGTGTTCTTCGGCATGCTGATCGTCTACAAGACCGGCGCGATCCGCGTCACCCCGCGTCTGACCCGCATGGTCGTCGGTGCCCTCATCGGTGTCGTTGTGCTGATGCTCGGCAACCTCGTCGCCAGCTTCTTCATGGAAGACGGCTTCGGACTCCGCTCGGGCGGACCGCTGGCCATCATCTTCAGCCTCGTGTGCATCGGCATCGCTGCCTTCAGCTTCTTGCTGGACTTCGACCAGGCCGATCAGCTGATCCGTGCACAGGCACCGGAGAAGGCAGCCTGGGGCGTCGCTCTCGGCCTGACCATCACGTTGGTCTGGCTGTACGTCGAGATCCTGCGTCTGCTGAGCTACTTCCAGAACGACTAG
- a CDS encoding class I SAM-dependent methyltransferase — protein sequence MPDETLFDALRREPDAEAPNLHAVDAADRLVLDTVDERPGVDRTAPIAVIGDRYGALTLGAVALGFTDVRVHQDAVTGVRALELNAARVAMSGSYTQHRLGAELFDGVGTVLMQLPRGLAELTEIAEHIAAHATADVVVLAGGRDKHMTPAMNDVLRRSFATVTAGRGRQKARVLTATGAVASAMTYPVSKRLADIDMTVVAHGAVFAGAGLDIGTRFLLEFVPKMLPRARTAVDLGCGTGILAAELARTRPDLEVIATDRSAAAIASAAATAEANGTRIAVIADDAMSTFEPESVDLVVCNPPFHEGAAVHTGGASKLFAAAGRVLRPGGQLWTVFNTHLNYRRELADAVGPTDLMGRNGKFTVARSVRPSEQR from the coding sequence GTGCCTGATGAAACTCTGTTCGACGCCTTGCGCCGCGAACCCGACGCCGAGGCACCCAACCTCCATGCCGTCGACGCCGCGGACCGTCTGGTACTCGATACCGTCGACGAGCGCCCGGGAGTCGACAGAACGGCACCGATCGCGGTGATCGGCGACCGGTACGGCGCCCTCACCCTCGGTGCCGTGGCGTTGGGCTTCACCGATGTGCGGGTCCATCAGGACGCCGTCACCGGCGTAAGGGCGCTCGAACTGAACGCTGCACGGGTTGCCATGAGCGGTTCGTACACCCAGCACAGACTCGGTGCCGAGCTTTTCGACGGCGTCGGCACGGTACTGATGCAGCTGCCGCGAGGTCTGGCCGAGCTCACCGAGATCGCCGAGCACATCGCGGCGCACGCAACCGCGGACGTGGTGGTGTTGGCAGGCGGGCGAGACAAACACATGACCCCTGCCATGAACGACGTGCTACGACGGTCCTTCGCGACGGTCACGGCCGGCCGCGGCCGGCAGAAAGCCCGAGTGCTCACCGCGACCGGGGCGGTGGCGTCGGCGATGACGTATCCGGTGAGCAAACGTCTCGCGGATATCGACATGACGGTCGTGGCCCATGGCGCTGTGTTCGCCGGCGCAGGCCTGGACATCGGGACACGGTTCCTGCTCGAGTTCGTTCCGAAGATGTTGCCGCGTGCTCGCACGGCCGTCGACTTGGGCTGTGGCACAGGCATTCTCGCAGCAGAGCTGGCGCGAACCAGGCCGGATCTGGAGGTGATCGCCACCGATCGTTCGGCTGCAGCGATCGCGTCGGCAGCGGCGACGGCGGAGGCGAACGGGACTCGGATCGCGGTGATCGCCGACGATGCGATGTCGACCTTCGAACCGGAGTCGGTCGATCTGGTGGTCTGCAATCCGCCGTTTCACGAGGGTGCTGCCGTGCATACGGGCGGGGCGAGCAAACTGTTCGCTGCCGCCGGTCGGGTGCTGCGGCCCGGCGGTCAACTGTGGACCGTGTTCAACACTCACCTGAACTATCGACGCGAACTGGCCGACGCCGTGGGTCCCACCGACCTCATGGGACGCAACGGCAAGTTCACCGTTGCTCGCTCGGTGCGGCCGAGCGAGCAACGGTGA
- a CDS encoding peroxiredoxin has product MRIGQTAPDFELPDHAGESRALSELTASGPVVLFFYPAANSPICTAEACHFRDLGTEFSRFGAQRVGISTDTRDKNQHFALQRSFDFPLLSDSDGAVAEQFGVRRGGWFTRRRRLRELERGRAHAANRGYLRQLLSVKRTTFVIDRHRVVRMVVQSERGHVHATKALEYLRYLS; this is encoded by the coding sequence ATGCGAATCGGACAGACGGCCCCGGATTTCGAGCTCCCCGATCATGCGGGTGAATCCCGTGCGCTCTCCGAGCTGACGGCATCGGGACCGGTGGTGCTGTTCTTCTATCCTGCGGCCAACAGTCCCATTTGCACCGCCGAGGCCTGCCATTTCCGCGACCTCGGAACAGAGTTCAGCAGATTCGGTGCGCAGCGAGTAGGAATCAGCACCGACACCCGCGACAAGAATCAACATTTCGCGCTGCAGAGGTCCTTCGACTTTCCACTGCTGTCCGATTCCGACGGCGCGGTGGCCGAACAATTCGGAGTGCGGCGAGGTGGGTGGTTCACCCGGCGGCGTCGGCTTCGTGAGCTCGAACGCGGGCGGGCGCATGCGGCCAATCGTGGGTATTTGCGGCAGCTACTGTCCGTGAAGCGGACGACATTCGTGATCGATCGGCACCGAGTGGTGCGGATGGTGGTGCAGAGCGAACGCGGTCACGTGCACGCGACCAAGGCCTTGGAATACCTGCGTTATCTGTCTTGA
- a CDS encoding tyrosine-protein phosphatase produces MPDARVHNQFALDGAWNFRDLGGVRTADGSRIRPGKFYRASELSALTESGQRAVVDLGIRTVFDFRSDSEIARSGVDRVPDGVQSISVPFHNDIGERAPHEVPTHEEQSQVDYLLRAYASFPVLDGAAHAIKQVAEAIAAGRGGVLVHCAAGKDRAGWTVATVLRAAGVSEDEILADYLASNAAVEPLLAHVRRTWAGADDAREPGEALLGVRASYLERGMQAVTSNHGSFEAYLSHLGIDDHLRGRLVAELVQD; encoded by the coding sequence ATGCCCGACGCCCGTGTGCACAACCAGTTCGCTCTCGACGGGGCCTGGAACTTTCGAGACCTCGGCGGTGTTCGCACTGCCGACGGCTCGAGGATTCGGCCCGGAAAGTTCTATCGCGCATCGGAATTGAGTGCTCTCACCGAGAGCGGACAACGCGCCGTGGTCGATCTCGGGATACGCACGGTGTTCGATTTTCGCAGTGACTCCGAAATCGCACGAAGTGGTGTCGACAGAGTTCCGGACGGCGTGCAGTCGATCTCGGTGCCGTTCCACAACGACATCGGTGAGCGCGCTCCGCACGAGGTACCGACCCACGAAGAACAGAGTCAGGTCGACTACCTGCTCCGCGCGTACGCGTCGTTCCCGGTGCTGGACGGGGCGGCGCACGCGATCAAGCAGGTGGCGGAGGCTATTGCCGCCGGACGAGGCGGAGTTCTGGTGCACTGCGCCGCGGGTAAGGATCGGGCCGGGTGGACCGTCGCGACTGTGCTGCGGGCCGCCGGAGTGAGCGAGGACGAGATCCTCGCCGACTACCTCGCCAGCAACGCTGCAGTGGAGCCGCTGCTCGCCCATGTGCGCCGGACATGGGCAGGTGCCGATGACGCCCGAGAGCCCGGGGAGGCGTTGTTGGGAGTCCGCGCGTCCTATCTGGAGCGTGGAATGCAGGCTGTGACGTCGAATCACGGGTCGTTCGAGGCATATCTGAGTCACCTGGGTATCGATGACCATCTGCGCGGACGGCTCGTCGCCGAATTGGTTCAGGACTGA
- a CDS encoding antibiotic biosynthesis monooxygenase — MTTTDTLDHVTTSVARRVREGYEADFVEWTDRGIDLVRTFPGFLGGGWLRSSGGSNDYHVVYRFETHDNLDAWLHSDSRRRWLSSGRPIADDVATHRLSGVEGWFEPQSNLTDAVRVIGGPPPRWKQAISIGVAFYAVSLLVNIVLTPHLMGLNVALRTAVVVMMCTPLMVYVVMPFVTSRLRKWLVPRV, encoded by the coding sequence ATGACCACGACGGACACGCTCGATCACGTCACGACCTCGGTCGCACGGCGCGTTCGCGAGGGGTACGAAGCAGATTTCGTCGAATGGACCGATCGCGGTATCGATCTCGTTCGAACTTTCCCCGGCTTTCTCGGTGGCGGCTGGCTGCGCAGTTCCGGCGGATCCAACGACTACCACGTGGTGTATCGGTTCGAGACCCACGACAACCTCGACGCGTGGCTGCACTCGGACTCTCGACGCCGCTGGCTCAGCAGCGGCAGGCCCATCGCCGACGACGTTGCAACACATCGTCTTTCCGGCGTGGAGGGATGGTTCGAGCCGCAGTCCAACCTGACCGACGCAGTTCGAGTGATCGGCGGCCCGCCACCCCGGTGGAAGCAGGCGATTTCGATCGGCGTGGCGTTCTATGCCGTCAGCTTGCTGGTCAACATCGTTCTCACACCACATTTGATGGGGTTGAACGTGGCCCTGCGAACGGCGGTCGTGGTGATGATGTGCACGCCGCTGATGGTCTATGTGGTGATGCCGTTCGTCACCTCCCGGCTGCGGAAGTGGCTCGTACCCCGCGTCTGA
- a CDS encoding Lrp/AsnC family transcriptional regulator, whose product MAQTEYELDDVDRRIVTELSRDGRMSMRALAEATHISRAHAYVRVDRLLDEGVIEGFTARIAYEKAGVGASAYVALSIRQDSWRAVADDLSTYPFVEHVSLMGGDFDALVLVRAPDTSALRHLVLDKLQGLDGILSTRTWLIFDEAVGPGAQWTAQPKITQPRNGRTR is encoded by the coding sequence ATGGCACAAACCGAGTACGAGCTCGACGACGTGGATCGACGCATCGTCACCGAGCTGAGCCGTGACGGCCGAATGTCCATGCGCGCATTGGCCGAGGCAACCCACATCTCCCGGGCACACGCCTACGTACGCGTCGACCGCCTCCTCGACGAGGGCGTCATCGAGGGGTTCACCGCACGCATCGCCTACGAGAAGGCCGGGGTCGGCGCATCCGCCTATGTGGCTCTGTCCATTCGGCAGGATTCGTGGCGTGCCGTCGCCGACGACCTGAGTACCTATCCGTTCGTCGAGCACGTCAGCTTGATGGGCGGTGATTTCGATGCGCTCGTTCTGGTCCGTGCTCCTGACACATCGGCGCTGCGACATCTGGTGCTGGACAAGCTGCAGGGGCTGGACGGGATACTGTCGACCCGAACCTGGCTGATCTTCGACGAAGCGGTCGGCCCCGGCGCTCAGTGGACCGCCCAGCCGAAAATCACCCAGCCGAGGAACGGGAGAACTCGATGA
- a CDS encoding NAD(P)/FAD-dependent oxidoreductase: MSTSVRDTPTTDVIVVGGGIGGVSLGYELASDHRVTLLEREKTLAFHTTGRSAALFLETYGNNTIRALTTASRDFLESPPEHFRSELLAPRPLLQFASIGRGDALEAMYADVSRLTPDVQLVSPADARTFFPPLRPELIDCALYEPHSMEVDVHALHQGYVRGLRARGGRVHTGTGVRSLRRIDGLWHAHTTDGSTHTAPLVVDAAGAWADALGAMAGAEPIGLVPMRRSVFMVAAPDDLDTAHLATLSDIDEKFYIKPEGTQLLCSPADETPTEPSDARPDELEIARAFDDIAEATTLTARHVRSSWAGLRSFVPDRTPVVGFDPNIEGFFWCAGQGGYGIQTCAALARVGASLVRRQPLPVDVTERGLDEADLSPSRFG; encoded by the coding sequence ATGAGCACGTCTGTTCGCGACACGCCTACCACCGATGTAATAGTTGTCGGCGGCGGAATCGGCGGTGTCTCGCTCGGATACGAACTCGCGAGTGATCACCGGGTCACCCTGCTCGAGCGCGAGAAGACCCTGGCCTTTCATACCACCGGACGATCGGCCGCGCTGTTTCTGGAGACCTACGGCAACAACACGATTCGTGCTCTGACGACGGCCAGCCGAGACTTCCTGGAGAGCCCGCCGGAGCACTTTCGATCCGAACTGCTCGCCCCGCGCCCCCTGCTCCAGTTCGCGTCCATCGGACGCGGCGACGCGCTCGAAGCGATGTACGCCGACGTCAGCCGCTTGACGCCCGACGTACAACTGGTTTCGCCTGCCGACGCGCGCACATTCTTTCCGCCGCTGCGCCCCGAATTGATCGATTGCGCTCTGTACGAGCCGCATTCGATGGAAGTCGACGTACACGCCCTGCATCAGGGCTACGTGCGCGGGCTCCGTGCGCGGGGCGGGCGTGTCCACACCGGGACCGGGGTGAGGTCACTGAGGCGCATCGACGGCCTGTGGCACGCGCACACCACCGATGGGTCGACACACACTGCTCCACTCGTCGTCGACGCCGCGGGCGCATGGGCGGATGCCCTCGGGGCAATGGCGGGAGCCGAGCCCATCGGACTCGTACCCATGCGTCGCTCGGTGTTCATGGTGGCAGCACCCGACGACCTCGATACCGCACACCTGGCGACATTGAGCGACATCGACGAGAAGTTCTACATCAAACCCGAAGGCACACAACTACTGTGCTCGCCTGCGGACGAGACGCCAACCGAGCCGAGTGATGCCCGCCCGGACGAGTTGGAGATCGCCCGAGCGTTCGACGACATTGCCGAGGCGACCACGTTGACGGCGCGGCACGTGCGGTCGTCCTGGGCCGGTTTGCGGAGTTTCGTGCCCGACCGAACTCCGGTCGTCGGGTTCGATCCGAATATCGAGGGTTTCTTCTGGTGCGCCGGTCAGGGTGGGTACGGAATCCAGACGTGCGCAGCGCTGGCCCGGGTCGGCGCGTCTCTGGTACGGCGGCAACCACTTCCGGTCGATGTGACCGAGCGCGGGCTCGACGAAGCGGACCTGTCGCCCAGCCGCTTCGGGTGA